In the Bacteroidota bacterium genome, CAAGAAACCAATAACATAAGGGTAAATTAATGTTTCGTTGAATTATTTTCTCTCTATTACTTTATCTCCTCCAAAAAACTGTCATTAACCAGGTCCTCCTGCTGAAAGAATTTTACCTTCAGTGCATCTGCCCTGTTCTGTAAAGAATTGTTTTCATTTTGATTGTAACCTTTAATATCGGCAGTAGTAATGTATATAGATGTTGCCTTTAGTCCGAAATCATCATCCAAAGCCCCCAGCTTATACAAATCCTTTCCAACCTTTTCCCGAAGATTGGATTTTCCGAAATAAGCTTTACATTCAACTATATAAATTGTATCGTTGTATATAAAAACTGCATCGTATTCGTTCTTTGCTTTATCATTCAAAAGCTGAACACCATATGCTATCTGATTTTCGTTCAGCTTGAATTTCCCTTTTATTTTAGAGAACACGTATTCCTCGAACCATCTGCCCGAATAGTACGATCTGTCTTCCGGAAAACTCATTCCTGAGGCCTTTCTTATTTTTTCGATTTTATTTACATCTCCATTATAACTGATAAAATCTTTCATCAAATCTTCGGCGTGCCTTATATTCCGGGATACCCTGCTTTCTTTTTCTATCACCTTTAGATTATAAGATTCCAGATACTCTTTAAGAGTTGTGTATTTTTCGAACCCGGTTTCAGGTTTTTCTATTCGCGGATGGACCTGCCGGTATGTACCTTCTCCTATAGGGACATAGAACATTTTAGCTTTTGTGTATTTCAGGAAATGTGTAATTACTCCAATAGACATCGGTTTAGTTCCTCCGGTAATATTAATCAGGTAATCATCATTCTGTGAAAAATTTGTTTTATTTAAAGCGTCTTCTATCTCATCAAATTTATAACTGCTAACAATAACTTTTTTTACCTTTTCTCCAGCTATATCCAATGCA is a window encoding:
- a CDS encoding DUF1887 family CARF protein, which produces MAKVLVSLVGNQAINNIRFIKEFKQSTDVFVFISTTEMEAENKTTAILNALDIAGEKVKKVIVSSYKFDEIEDALNKTNFSQNDDYLINITGGTKPMSIGVITHFLKYTKAKMFYVPIGEGTYRQVHPRIEKPETGFEKYTTLKEYLESYNLKVIEKESRVSRNIRHAEDLMKDFISYNGDVNKIEKIRKASGMSFPEDRSYYSGRWFEEYVFSKIKGKFKLNENQIAYGVQLLNDKAKNEYDAVFIYNDTIYIVECKAYFGKSNLREKVGKDLYKLGALDDDFGLKATSIYITTADIKGYNQNENNSLQNRADALKVKFFQQEDLVNDSFLEEIK